A region from the Lolium perenne isolate Kyuss_39 chromosome 4, Kyuss_2.0, whole genome shotgun sequence genome encodes:
- the LOC127292918 gene encoding probable receptor-like protein kinase At1g80640: MMEYTSLEKATGNFSDTNVLGVGGFGCVYKANFDGGFVAAVKRLGGEDQEYEKEFENELDLLQRIRHSNIVSLVGFCIHEDYRFIVYELMENGSLETQLHGPSHGSALSWHIRMKIALDTARGLEYLHEHCSPPIIHRDLKSSNILLDSDFNAKISDFGLAVSSGNRSKGNLKLSGTLGYVAPEYLLDGKLTEKSDVYAFGVVLLELLLGRRPIEKMAPSQCQSIVTWAMPQLIDRSKLPTIIDPVIKNTMDLKHLYQVAAVSVLCVQPEPSYRPLITDVLHSLIPLVPMELGGTLRATLESPRVSQHRSPC, translated from the exons ATGATGGAGTACACCTCATTGGAAAAGGCAACGGGGAATTTCAGCGACACCAACGTGCTCGGAGTCGGCGGGTTCGGGTGCGTGTACAAGGCCAATTTTGATGGAGGCTTTGTCGCTGCCGTGAAAAGGTTGGGGGGTGAGGATCAAGAGTACGAGAAGGAATTTGAG AATGAGCTAGATTTGCTTCAGAGGATTCGGCATTCAAATATAGTGTCCCTTGTGGGCTTCTGCATTCATGAGGATTACCGCTTCATCGTGTATGAGCTAATGGAGAATGGATCATTGGAAACACAGCTTCATG GCCCATCACATGGATCAGCTCTAAGTTGGCACATCCGGATGAAGATTGCTCTTGACACAGCAAG GGGATTAGAATATCTTCATGAGCACTGCAGTCCGCCAATTATCCACAGGGATCTGAAGTCATCTAACATACTTTTGGATTCAGATTTCAATGCCAAG ATTTCAGATTTCGGCCTTGCAGTGTCAAGTGGAAATCGCAGCAAAGGTAATCTGAAGCTTTCCGGAACTTTGGGGTATGTTGCTCCTGAGTACTTATTAGACG GGAAGTTGACAGAGAAGAGCGATGTATATGCGTTCGGAGTAGTACTTCTTGAGCTTTTGTTGGGAAGGAGGCCAATTGAGAAGATGGCCCCATCTCAATGCCAATCAATTGTTACATGG GCCATGCCTCAGCTAATTGACAGATCAAAGCTCCCAACCATAATTGACCCCGTGATTAAGAACACGATGGACCTGAAGCACTTGTACCAA GTTGCTGCAGTGTCTGTGCTCTGTGTGCAGCCAGAACCAAGTTATAGGCCACTAATCACAGATGTGCTCCACTCTCTGATTCCCCTGGTGCCCATGGAGCTCGGAGGGACACTGAGGGCCACCTTGGAATCGCCTCGCGTATCACAACATCGTTCTCCCTGCTGA